A single window of Modestobacter italicus DNA harbors:
- a CDS encoding exonuclease domain-containing protein, with protein sequence MSIAVVDLETTGVLPSVDRVVEVGVVLLDDAGTVEHEFATLVDPGRDIGPTSVHGIHASDVIGAPTFAEVAPYLASLLSGRVVVAHNALFDLRFLGREFSRAGLSVELTPALCTMRLAGTFDRSLRSLASVCETLSIANNQAHTALADARATAAALVRMRETLGELALLDAALAVDFDHDGSYLGSRSVAARDWRALVTDVTLSRRPFIDPCRSVTRSAAQANVRERNGYLAALVSALPEITGAPATMAPYLAVLDQVLEDRLVSVSEADQLMTLAGELGCGPTHVSAAHRLYLDALATVALADDVVTDTERADLDRVAVLLGLTSGDVDIALTMVRSGARVSVPHRPSGLSNGDRIVFTGEMSRSRSDLEEAARAAGLEPVASVSKKTNVLVCADPDSQSGKARKARALGVRVISEPVFWESLALVG encoded by the coding sequence ATGAGCATCGCCGTCGTCGACCTCGAGACCACCGGTGTGCTGCCCAGCGTCGATCGGGTCGTGGAGGTCGGGGTCGTCCTGCTGGACGACGCCGGGACGGTGGAGCACGAGTTCGCGACGCTGGTCGACCCAGGTCGCGACATCGGTCCGACCTCGGTCCACGGCATCCACGCATCGGACGTCATCGGCGCGCCGACCTTCGCCGAGGTCGCTCCCTACCTGGCCTCCCTGCTGTCCGGCCGGGTGGTGGTGGCCCACAACGCTCTGTTCGACCTGCGCTTCCTCGGACGTGAGTTCAGCCGGGCCGGCCTCTCCGTCGAGCTCACCCCGGCGCTGTGCACGATGCGACTCGCGGGCACGTTCGACCGATCGCTCCGGTCGCTGGCCTCCGTGTGCGAGACCTTGTCGATCGCCAACAACCAGGCGCACACCGCGCTGGCCGATGCCCGGGCGACCGCGGCGGCGCTGGTGCGGATGCGGGAGACGCTCGGCGAGCTCGCCCTGCTCGATGCCGCGCTGGCCGTGGACTTCGACCACGACGGCAGCTACCTCGGCTCTCGGTCCGTGGCTGCGCGTGACTGGCGAGCGCTCGTCACCGACGTCACGCTGAGCCGACGCCCGTTCATCGACCCGTGTCGCAGCGTCACTCGTTCTGCAGCCCAGGCGAACGTCCGGGAGCGCAACGGGTACCTGGCTGCTCTCGTGTCCGCGCTGCCTGAGATCACCGGAGCGCCGGCCACGATGGCCCCCTACCTGGCCGTGCTCGACCAGGTCCTCGAGGACCGCCTCGTCAGCGTCAGTGAAGCGGACCAGCTGATGACCCTCGCCGGCGAGCTCGGCTGCGGGCCGACGCACGTGTCGGCGGCCCACCGCCTCTACCTCGACGCGCTGGCCACGGTGGCCCTGGCTGACGATGTCGTCACCGATACGGAGCGCGCAGACCTGGATCGGGTCGCCGTCCTGCTGGGGTTGACCTCGGGGGACGTCGACATCGCGCTGACCATGGTCCGGTCCGGTGCCCGTGTGTCGGTTCCGCACCGCCCCAGCGGCCTGTCGAACGGCGACCGCATCGTGTTCACCGGCGAGATGTCGCGCTCGAGGTCCGACCTCGAGGAGGCCGCTCGGGCTGCCGGGCTGGAGCCGGTGGCCTCGGTGTCGAAGAAGACCAATGTGCTGGTCTGCGCCGACCCCGATTCCCAGTCAGGCAAGGCGCGGAAAGCGCGGGCCCTCGGTGTCCGGGTGATCAGCGAGCCCGTGTTCTGGGAGTCCCTGGCGCTGGTCGGCTGA